From Halorubrum salinarum, the proteins below share one genomic window:
- a CDS encoding SCO family protein, with amino-acid sequence MDRRHFLRTLAATGAVAGTTATAGCAGVLGDSGPEGTVLGPPEQSRGDPVHPIQGDQMPEFTVPDPITGEEISTAQFEGERAFLWTSFYTSCPDGVCPALILRLRRAQEVAAEEGFGDEAAFLPLTFDPERDTAAVLREYANRRGVDLDAGNWHFLRPESYEAGVELMDENFGLKIQKTDAEGYENLEYAFPHYGLILLVNKRGIVERAYPRGPATDVERIVDDFRRVVTA; translated from the coding sequence ATGGACCGCCGCCACTTCCTCCGCACGCTCGCCGCGACCGGCGCCGTCGCCGGGACCACCGCGACGGCCGGCTGTGCCGGCGTTCTCGGCGACTCCGGTCCCGAGGGGACGGTCCTCGGCCCGCCGGAGCAGAGCCGCGGCGATCCGGTTCATCCGATCCAGGGCGACCAGATGCCCGAATTCACCGTGCCGGACCCGATCACCGGCGAGGAGATATCGACGGCGCAGTTCGAGGGGGAGCGGGCGTTCCTGTGGACCTCCTTCTACACGAGCTGCCCCGACGGCGTCTGTCCGGCGCTCATCCTCCGGCTGCGGCGCGCACAGGAGGTCGCCGCCGAGGAGGGGTTCGGCGACGAGGCGGCGTTCCTGCCGCTTACGTTCGACCCCGAACGCGACACCGCGGCGGTGCTCCGCGAGTACGCGAACCGACGGGGCGTCGACCTCGACGCCGGCAACTGGCACTTCCTGCGGCCCGAGAGCTACGAGGCGGGCGTCGAGCTGATGGACGAGAACTTCGGGCTCAAGATCCAGAAGACGGACGCCGAGGGGTACGAGAACCTGGAGTACGCGTTCCCGCACTACGGGCTCATCCTTCTCGTCAACAAGCGCGGCATCGTCGAGCGCGCGTACCCGCGCGGGCCGGCCACCGACGTGGAACGGATCGTCGACGACTTCAGACGGGTGGTCACGGCGTGA
- a CDS encoding cold-shock protein, with the protein MANGKVDFFNDTGGYGFISTDDGDLDDDEDVFFHMEDVGGPDLEEGQEVEFDIESSPKGPRATNLVRN; encoded by the coding sequence ATGGCAAACGGTAAGGTTGATTTCTTCAACGACACTGGCGGCTACGGTTTCATCTCGACTGACGACGGCGACCTCGACGACGACGAAGACGTGTTCTTCCACATGGAAGACGTCGGCGGCCCGGACCTCGAGGAGGGGCAGGAAGTGGAGTTCGACATCGAGTCGTCCCCCAAGGGACCCCGCGCGACGAACCTCGTCCGCAACTAA
- the radB gene encoding DNA repair and recombination protein RadB — protein MRARAKAVPVSDPIPTGCRPVDELMGGGFERGVVTQVYGPPAAGKTNLALAAAVEVAAGGDRALYIDTEGLSIDRFEQLAEGRLDRGDGDDDLDALASRLVISEAYDFDDQREAVRDAEELAEEVELIVLDSATGFYRLERAGDTQGGESLRKVAKQVTHLLSLARRHDVAVVITNQVFTDPEGDRDRALGGNTLNHWTGAILRVDRFRGGNRRVTLEKHRSKPAGDTATFRIVGDGLAEGADG, from the coding sequence ATACGAGCGCGGGCCAAGGCGGTTCCAGTGAGCGATCCGATCCCGACCGGCTGTCGACCGGTCGACGAGCTGATGGGCGGCGGCTTCGAGCGCGGCGTCGTCACACAGGTGTACGGCCCGCCGGCCGCGGGGAAGACGAACCTCGCGCTCGCCGCGGCGGTCGAGGTCGCGGCCGGCGGCGACCGCGCCCTCTACATCGACACCGAGGGCCTCTCCATCGACCGGTTCGAGCAGTTGGCCGAGGGGCGGCTCGACCGGGGCGACGGCGACGACGACCTCGACGCGCTCGCCTCGCGGCTGGTCATCTCGGAGGCGTACGACTTTGACGACCAGCGCGAGGCGGTCCGCGACGCCGAGGAGCTCGCCGAGGAGGTCGAACTGATCGTCTTAGACTCCGCGACGGGCTTCTACCGGCTGGAGCGCGCCGGCGACACCCAGGGCGGCGAGTCGCTCCGGAAGGTCGCAAAGCAGGTGACCCATCTCCTCTCTCTCGCCCGGCGTCACGACGTCGCCGTGGTGATCACGAACCAGGTATTCACCGACCCGGAGGGGGACCGGGACCGCGCGCTCGGCGGTAACACCCTCAACCACTGGACCGGCGCGATCCTCCGCGTCGACCGGTTCCGGGGCGGGAACCGCCGCGTGACCCTCGAAAAGCACCGGTCGAAGCCCGCGGGCGACACCGCGACCTTCCGGATCGTCGGCGACGGGCTCGCGGAGGGCGCGGACGGGTAG
- a CDS encoding CBS domain-containing protein, translated as MNISDIAVAEYVEVDVDERLAKVRSIFERENPKGIVVVEDGEYAGVVGEKQLMRSRMEDDTKVSAVMKPAPSVDRHEDVRETARLLVEGDVKIAPVYEGEKLYGIVTVDQILEAVIDSLDAITVAQIATEDVIGIGETESVGRAINRLRENGVSRLPVLDDEGDLVGVVTTNDIVEFVVRDQERQGSGDRAGDIDRMLDIPVYDIMSSPVVTATNDETAQAVVQRMFDNDVSGLVVTPEGADTVAGMVTKTDVLRALTFTEEDSMDVQITNVDLLEGTSREHIVESIEQVADKYAEMQVIHAHVRLHAHKEKLRGTPLIQCQIRLRTNEGQVGGSGEGYGAEHAFHVALDKLERNVLEIKGVNADEEYRGQLLRKLGEL; from the coding sequence ATGAACATCTCTGATATCGCGGTCGCGGAATACGTGGAGGTCGACGTCGACGAGCGGCTCGCCAAGGTCCGTTCTATCTTCGAGCGAGAGAACCCCAAGGGGATCGTCGTCGTCGAGGACGGCGAGTACGCCGGCGTCGTCGGCGAGAAACAGCTGATGCGGTCGCGCATGGAGGACGACACGAAGGTGTCGGCGGTGATGAAGCCCGCGCCCTCCGTCGACCGGCACGAGGACGTGCGCGAGACCGCTCGGCTCCTCGTCGAGGGCGACGTGAAGATCGCGCCCGTCTACGAGGGAGAGAAGCTCTACGGGATCGTCACCGTCGACCAGATCCTCGAGGCCGTCATCGACAGCCTCGACGCGATCACCGTCGCCCAGATCGCCACCGAGGACGTGATCGGCATCGGCGAGACGGAGAGCGTCGGTCGCGCGATCAACCGCCTCCGAGAGAACGGCGTCTCCCGGCTCCCGGTCCTCGACGACGAGGGCGACCTCGTCGGCGTCGTCACCACGAACGACATCGTGGAGTTCGTCGTCCGCGACCAGGAGCGCCAGGGCAGCGGCGACCGCGCCGGCGACATCGACCGGATGCTCGACATCCCCGTCTACGACATCATGTCGAGCCCCGTCGTCACGGCGACGAACGACGAGACCGCGCAGGCGGTCGTCCAGCGCATGTTCGACAACGACGTCTCCGGGCTGGTCGTCACGCCCGAGGGCGCCGACACCGTCGCCGGGATGGTGACGAAGACCGACGTGCTGCGCGCGCTCACGTTCACCGAGGAGGACTCGATGGACGTCCAGATCACCAACGTCGACCTGCTGGAGGGCACCAGCCGCGAGCACATCGTCGAGTCCATCGAGCAGGTCGCGGACAAGTACGCGGAGATGCAGGTCATCCACGCGCACGTTCGGCTCCACGCGCACAAGGAGAAGCTCCGCGGCACGCCCCTGATCCAGTGTCAGATCCGCCTCCGCACCAACGAGGGACAGGTCGGCGGCTCCGGCGAGGGGTACGGCGCCGAGCACGCCTTCCACGTCGCGCTCGACAAGTTAGAGCGGAACGTCTTAGAGATCAAGGGCGTCAACGCCGACGAGGAGTACCGCGGCCAGCTCCTCCGGAAGCTCGGCGAGCTGTGA
- a CDS encoding HAD family hydrolase gives MYDAVVLDNDGVLVGRTPFDTLREAAWDAFVSLGVEDPDLSHVDDVAVGVDPATLTDICERYGVDPTEFWRVRDETAAAAQIGAARKGQKTPYDDVDALRALDASLGVVSSNQQETVDALLDHFGLAGHFEVAYGREPSVASLSRKKPSPYYLERALEDLGAETALFVGDNESDVRAADNAGIDSAFLRRPHRRSTELACHPTYEIDDLHDLVSICGRAPTDGPA, from the coding sequence GTGTACGACGCCGTCGTCCTCGACAACGACGGGGTGTTGGTCGGACGGACGCCGTTCGACACGCTCCGCGAGGCCGCGTGGGACGCGTTCGTGAGCCTCGGCGTCGAGGACCCCGACCTCTCGCACGTCGACGACGTGGCCGTCGGCGTCGACCCCGCGACCCTGACCGACATCTGCGAGCGGTACGGGGTCGACCCGACGGAGTTCTGGCGGGTCAGGGACGAGACCGCCGCCGCGGCGCAGATCGGCGCGGCCCGGAAGGGGCAGAAGACGCCGTACGACGACGTGGACGCGCTCCGCGCGCTCGACGCCTCGCTCGGCGTCGTCTCCTCGAACCAGCAGGAGACCGTCGACGCCCTCCTCGACCACTTCGGGCTGGCGGGCCACTTCGAGGTCGCGTACGGTCGCGAGCCCTCGGTGGCCAGCCTCTCGCGCAAGAAGCCCTCCCCGTACTACCTCGAACGCGCCCTCGAGGACCTGGGCGCCGAGACGGCGCTGTTCGTCGGCGACAACGAGTCAGACGTGCGCGCGGCCGACAACGCGGGGATCGACTCCGCGTTCCTCCGCCGCCCGCACCGCCGGTCGACGGAGCTCGCCTGTCACCCGACCTACGAGATAGACGACCTCCACGACCTCGTCAGCATCTGCGGCCGAGCGCCGACCGACGGTCCGGCCTGA